The DNA window CTCGTGCATCGCGTGGATCCGCTCGGTATAGAACAGTACCCGCTCGGTCAAGGTCGTCTTGCCCGCATCGATGTGGGCGCTGATTCCGATGTTGCGCAGCTTGTTGATGTTCTCGGTCATGGGGACGCTGTCCTTACTAATCCTTATTTTACTACGGTCTAAAACAAACTCCTGCCGGGCCAACGCCGACAGGAGGCGCGTTGTTTATACCCTCGGGCCGCTGATGTCAATCCGGGATTTCACATCTTTTACGCTTAAGGGTATGCTTCCAGCCCATGCACCAGGGTAAATCGGCCGCGATAATCGCCGGGGTATTGCTCTTTGTGTTGGCCCTGGTCAACTGCCTGTGGTGGTCCGCGTCGATCGAGTACAACGGCGCCCCGGACGAGTACGAACACATCAAGACGCGGCGCTTCATCGCGGAGCACGGCCGGCTGCCCAGATCGGACGACCCGGGCTTCGGCATCCACCTGCTGGACTCGAACACCAAACAACCGCTCTACCCGCTGCTCGATGCGCACAGCGGCGCAATGCTTTTCCCGACCCACGCACGGATCGACCTCAAGCATCGCTACGAGGTGCGCCAGCCCTACATCTGGACGCCGCAGTTGGCGCATTTGCTCGCCGGCAGGGCCATGCGCCTAAGCGGCATGCAGGGACTGAGCGCAACCCGGGCGTTCAACGCGCTGTGCGTGGCGGCCGCGGCCCTGCTGTGCTTCGTTGCCGGAATGATCGCCGGTCAAGGGCGTCTCGTGCCCGCCCTGGCGGCCGGGGCTGGACTGGCGCTGTGGCCGCAACTGACGTTCATCGGCGCCTATGCCAACGACGACGCCTTTGCCGTGTTCTCGGTCGCCGCGCTGCTGGCGGTCTGCTGTAGCATCGAGCTACGCGGCCTGAACTATTGCCGAGCATTGCTGCTCGGCCTATGTATGGGCCTGGCGCTGCTCTCCAAGCTCTACGTCTACGCCCTGTTCCCGCTGCTCGGGCTGTGGCTGCTGCTGCGATTGCGCGCCCAGGGTCGCAACGCCGTGGGCCCGGGCATCCTGGCGCTGGTCGCGGCCGCGCTGTGCAGCGGATGGTGGTTCGTGCGCAACGCCGTGCTGCTCCAGGGCAGCGTGCTGGGACGCGACGTGCTCTACCAGCAGATCAAACGTTTCAGCCAGGCACTGCCGCCCGAACTGGCCCAGCGCACGCACCTGCTCTACGCCGACTCGTTCAGCCGACTGGGCCAATCCTGGAGCGAGTTCCCGCTGCTGCGCTGGCTGAAGATCACCTTTGCCAGCTGCTACGGGATGTTCGGCTGGATGGATCGCATCCTGCCCCCGGCGCTGTACTGGATCGCCTTTGCCGCGTTGCTGCTCGGGTTGGCAACGGCCGCGGCCGCCGCGGTTCGTCGAGGCGAAACACGCCTGCGCCTGCCAAGCGCGCTGTGGCTGTTGGGCCTGCCCTACATGTTGCTGCTGTTGCTGCTCTCGCTGTACAACTCATACTACGTGGACATGCAGCCCCAGGGCCGCTATTTGCTGAGCAGCCTGCCCGCGCTGCTACTGCTGGCGGGTTTTGGCGCGGCGTCGTTGCACGGCCGATTGGGCCGCATCGCGCCGTTGGCTTTGTGCGCGTTATATCTTGCATTCAACCTGCTTTGCCGTTTGCAATACGTTTGAGGGAGTCACTTTTGACGCAAGGACGCAAACGCGGCCTGGTGCTTTCGGGCGGCGCCGCCCTGGGGGCGTTCCAGGCCGGCGCATTGATTACGCTCAGCCAGCGCGGCCTGGAGTTCGAGGCGATCGCCGCGGCCTCCATCGGCTTGCTGCACGCCCTGGCCTGGAATCGCGGCCCGCAGTTCGTGCAACGCTTGGACCAGACCTGGCGCGAGGATGTGGCGCGCTTCTCGCCCTTTGAGCCCGGGGCGCTGCTCGAGTTCAAGAGCCCCTTTAAGTTCCGCGGCGCGCTGACCGACCTGGTAGCCAAATACCGCGACGACCATCCGGACGCCGACGCGCCGGGCCAGGTGCCGATCTACGTCGCGCTGACCGAGGCGCTCAGCGGCGAGCCGCGTGGCTACTGCCTGTCTGCCCCCGAGCTGGATGCGGAAACGCGCGAGGCTGTTCTGCGCGCCGCGGTAAGCATCCCGCCGCTGGGCGATCGCGCGGTGGAGATCAACGGCGAGCGGCTGTACGACGGCGGGTTCTCCAACAACGCGCCGATCAGGCTGCTCGATGAATTGAACCTGGACGAGATCTGGCTGATCGATCTGACACCGACGGCAATGCAGACCCCGTTGCGTCGTGGCTTGGCCCAGAGCGTGGACAGGCTGCGGCAGCGACAGCTCAACCCCTGGATCACCGGCGCCGCCGCCATGGCCAAATCGCGGCTGGGCGGGCCGGGTCGCAAATCACATACGCGGATAGTGCGGATCGCCTACGACCCACGGGGGCTCGAGTTGCTGCTGCGCGGGGCGCGCGGGCTGACCTTTTCCCAGCGCAACATCGACCGCCTGCTGGCGCTGGGGCGCGAGCAGGCCCAACGCGTCTGGGACCAATACTTCTCCGGTTGAGCCGCGTGTAAGCCCATTACGAATATGCTAGTTTGAGCATCTTCACTTGCCCGCATTAACAGTGCGGGCTAAATCAGAGGTTGACGATGAAAACGCGGATGACCGAGCTTTTCGGAATCGAATACCCGATCCAGTGCGGCGGCATGCTCTGGCTGGCCAATCCCGAGCTGGCCGCGGCGATCAGCAACGCCGGCGCGATGGGCAACCTGACCTCGGGCAACTACAACACGGGCGACGAGTTCCGCGCGGCGGTCGACAAGACGCGCGAGCTGACCGACAAGCCGTTCATCGTCAACATCACCACCATGCCCTCAATCCGCCTGCCGATCGAGCTGCTGCAGGAGTTCTTCTCGATCTGCTGCGAGAAAAAGGTGACGGCGATCGAGATCGCGGGCGCGCCCGTGGACCGCTTCCTCGGACCGCAGTACCTGCCGATGGCCAAGGAGGCCGGGGTCAAAGTGCTGCACAAGGTCGGCACGGTCAAGCACGCGATCCACGCCCAAAAAGTGGGCTACGACGCGGTGACCATCGCTGGGTTCGAGGAGGGCGGCTTCCCGCATAAGGACAACGTGAGCACCATCGTGCTGCTGCCCAAGACCGCCGAGGCCGTGGACATCCCGGTGATCGTGGCCGGCGGAATGGTCGACGGCAAGTCGTTGGCCGCGGCCCTGGCTCTCGGGGCCGACGGGATCATGATGGCCTCGCGCTTCCTGGCGACCAAGGACTGCGCCGTGCATCCGAACATCCACCAGCTGCTGATCGAGCGCAACGAGATGGACACCTCGCTGCATCTGCGCACCCTGCTCAAGGAGTTCGGCCTGCAGGTGCGCGCCCTGACCAACGGGATCATGCGCAAGGTGGCGCAGGTCGAGGAAGAAGGCGGCGACTTCGGCGAGCTGTTCCCGCTGATCTCGGGCCAGCGCGCCAAGGAGGTCTGGCAGACCGGCGACGCCGAACAGGCGATGCTCACCGTGGGGCAGTCCATCGGCCGGATCTACGACATCCCGACCGTGGACGAGCTGATTCAACGCATGGTCCGCGAGGCCGAGCAGGCGCTGAGCAGCGCCCTGGAGCAGGCGCGGGCGTAGCAACACCTATTCCGCTTGCATTCCATAATAGGTGTGCTATACATTCAGGCCATACGTATATCTTTTTGATAATGTTTTTTCTGGAGATGCGCGATGGAACTGCGTCGCGAGACTTTACTAAACAGCGGTGCGGACAATGCGATGTACAACATCGTCTTGCTTCCCGACGGCTACACCGAGCTCGAGCTGCCGCAATACATCAAACACTGTTGGGAGTTCGTACGCGGCCTAAGCGAGCTGCCGTGGTTCAGCACCCTGCAAAACGCGATCAACATTCATGCACTGCTGATTCCCTCGGCGCAATCCGGGGCCGGCGAGGGCGACGCGCGGGACACGCCGTTCGGCGCACATTACGGTGAGATGATCGAGGGCGGCGTCAAGCGGCTGATTGAAATCAACGATCAACGTGCGATTCAAATCCTCGAGCAGGAGCTGTCGCAGTGGAACGCCGCGATGGTCGTGGTCAACGGTCACCAGATGGGCGGATCCGGGGGCACAAAGCGGAACCAATCGTCGCCGAACAAACGCGTGGCAGCTGCCGCGGCAGTGGCCAACTGGCTGCCGGTGGCAATGCACGAGCTGGGCCACTCCGCGTTCGGCCTGGCTGACGAATACGATTCGGCCATCCCCGACGCCCCGGACAACATCGAGGACTATCCCAATGTCACCGCGGAGGTCCGGCGCGAGCGGATCAAGTGGCGCCGCTTCATCGAAGCCGACACACCGCTACCCACGCCGCTGGATCTGGGGTTCGCCGATCGGATGCTGGTCGGGCTGTTCGAGGGCGCGTTCTACCGCACACATGGGGTCTTTCGGCCCACGCGAATCTGTGCAATGAGTACGCTTTCCAAGACCATCCCCTTTTGCCGTGTGTGCATGCAGCGCATCATCGACACGCTACGGCCGCACTTCAGCTCGCGTCCGGCCCTGGCCTGCGATGCGCATCTGCTCAGCACCGCCTATCGGCTCTCCCCCCGGCTCGAGCTGTGCAACGTGGGCAACGTCCCGGTCAAAAACATCGAGGTTCGCGCGTTCGAGGCCGAGTTAGACCAAGACAAGCTGCTCAAGTCTGACGTCAAAGCGGACAAACGCTTCAAGGCGTTGTTCAAATCACCGCACGCCTCATTGCAATCTGACGAACGTCTTTTCGTGGATCTGCAGTTCGCCGATCTCAACTCCAGCCCCGACTACGGCTGCCTGACCTTCTACAGCGACGCGGGTGAGCTCGACGTGTTTTTAGAGGTTTGGGCATAACTTACAAGGTTTTGTAACGCCTGAGCTGCGGCAGCCGGTCGAAGTGCTTATCCAGGGAGAGCAGCTGGACTCCGAGGCGCAGGCAAAGCGCGGCGATCAGCGCGTCTGTGGCCGGAATGATCTTGCCCTTGGCGCGTAATTCGCCCCGCAGCTTTCCAACCGAACGCCAGTCTTCGCGGTCCAGTTGAACGTAGGGCAAGGCCTCGAAAAGAGGCAACAGCGTCTTCCTCTCGCGCGGGCGCAAGCCGTGAAGCAGCTCCATCTCCACCACGCCGCAGAACAACGCCCGGTCGGACTCCAGCAGACCGTCCACCGCCCGCTGAATCCGGCGCTCTGATCCGCGCAACGCGGCGATCCAGGCCGAGGTGTCGATCAACACCTCACTCATCGATCCACTCCGCCTCCCGCAGCTCCTCGGCCCGCAAATTCTCCAGGTCGACCGCGTCGATATCGACCTTGCCCAAAATCGAACGCAGCTTCTCGATCCGCTTGCGACGCACGTGCTCCCGCAACGCCAGGGCCACGGCCGCGGTCTTGGTCTTGGCCGAGGTCACGCTCATCACCTCGCGCACCAGACCCTCATCGAGCGTAACCGTAGTTCTCATGCCATTTCCTCGCATGTATTTTCATGCATATTTTATGATCTAATTTGTAACGATAAAAGAAGTTTAATTATGCCTATTACACCAGCAGAAGACGTACTGTTAGCCGATTTCAACCCCGTCCCAAACGACAGTTGCCTGACGTTCCTCTGCGACTCGGGCGAGCTCGGCGTGCTCGTTCAGTTTTTATGTGGAACAATTACCTTTACTCGGAATAGTAGACAATCCTTTACTTTATTTTATTATCATTTATAATTCTTGACATACTATTTTCAAAGGTATAATATTATTTTTAGGGGTGTTCAATGTTATTTCATGATGAAACAATTGATGGACTTATAAGCCAAAATGATTCCGTCGACGCTTTCATTCATCTTATTTATAATGATTTCTGTGGTAACCTGAACATTCTAGATATTAGCCCCGATGATAAGTGCCTTATCGAGGAATTCATTAAGGTCACGAATGATCATGGCCTTGATTATCCTCAATTCAATGAATTGCTGCTGCTATTAAATCAGAAACGTATTTCGGAAGGCTTCTTTCACTTTCTTTTCAACGATAGATTGTCTAACATTGAAGATCTTAAAAACGGCATCATTAGTTTCCGAGGATTTGCCTTCTTGTCTTTTGGTCAATTTTTTAATGCGTTCGAACATCTACGAAATCTAACCTTGACCCAATTACAAGAAAGATTGAAGCCTTTTAGTACACCACGACATCAAATAGAACATTCTTTTAAAACAAGACATGATAAAGTTTTAAAAATAAAAAGAATTGACAAGTCGCTCGTATATTACAATGGATTTATCACAAAAGAGCACTATACAAGGGAAGCGAAGCTATTAAAACAATTTTTAGAAGAGCGTAGATCGCTAGGCGATTATGGTGTATCGCCTATAGATTTAGAAAAAGAATACAACATTATTGGAAAGGACATTGAGCTGACAGAAAAAACTGCAAAGCAAAATACAGACATTTATCTCACGTGGGATTTTCTAGATATTTACATATCTACTTCCATGAGACAATCTTGGGAATTCCGTGAAACATATGAGTTTATTGACAACCTATTTTCTTCTTCTGCATTATCTGATCTCAATCTTAGATATTTTGATCCAACACAGTCACTGTGTCTTAATAGAATTGACAAAGGATTAATCGAAGGCCTAATGTTAAAAAGGGCATCATGCAATATATACATGGTTCAAGAATTCGACACAATGGGAAAAGATTCCGAATTAGCTGCAACGCTTGCCCAAGGTAAGCCAGTAATTGCATATGTTCCTCAAATACAAGACCTAAAACAATTCAATAATAAGATCATAGGCTACCCATTAGACTATCATTATCATCGATGCATTGAAATGCAAACTCAAAGCAAGGCACTTGATAAAGATTACGAAAAAGAAATGATTTCAAACGGCTGCGATGCTAGCCTAGTTGATGATTTCATCACTCTTTATTTGGAACATCGAGATAAATACCCTTTTTCGCTTTATAGAAAAGACCGTGAAATATTTCTCAACCGCTACGATAATTTTAGCCAATTATGTACAGCTATCTCCATTTTTTCAAAACACATGTATGACAAACGTGCTAAAACATTAAAAAGCATTCATCCATTATCTGTGCAAATCCACCTTGAGTCCGGTGTTGCAAATGGAATCCTTGTAGTTCGGGACCCAGACACCTGCTCAAAATTGCTCCGAAAAATATTATTAAATGACTTGGAATTCCAAACAGAGTATGTCGGCAAAAAACCAAATGGGGTGTGGGCATTGACAGAAACTATTTCTGGCTGTCCATTCCGTGTTGTCACAGAAAATCGTCGTTTGACTAACTCATTTTGGAATTTCTACTTGAATTCGTAGGGTCATCAATGATAGCCTTTTAGAAAAGGGAGGAAACAGCCGATGAACGACAAGAAATGGTCGCCATACAACGATACCTTTCAATCGGGGACGAACAAGCACAATTGGGGCGAGGATTTCTCCTGCCTTATTGACCGAAACGCGCGAGCAGAACTTCACGCTGTTGCTTGTAAAATTAGAAACAATCCTGAAGAAGGAACAACAAGTCAAGCAAACCGTAATTTGCACAATCCATTTGATAATGATTGACGTTAAGTTTCGGTCACTTTAGGCACAATACTTTTTAGGCTTAAAGTAGTTTTCCTCTACTCGCCCTTGAACTGCGCTTTGCGCTTTTCCTTGAACGCAAGTACGCCCTCGCGCGCGTCGGCCGAGCTGAAGATCGGCATGCCAATCTCGAGCTCGAGCTGCATCGCCTGATCAACATTCAGCGCGGCGTTGAGCCGAATGCTCTTGAGCACGCCCTGCACGGCCAGCGGTCCGTTGTTGCAGATGCGCTGCGCCATTGCCAGGGCCGTGTCCATCAGCTTTTCGCGGGGCACCACGCGGTTTAAAAATCCCCACTGGTAAAGTCGCTGGGCCGGCACCACCTCGCCGAGCATCAGGATCTCCTTGGCCGCGGCCAGCGGAATCTGCCGCGGTAGGAAAACCGTGGACCCGCCCACGGGCATGATGCCGTAGCTCGTCTCGCGCATCTGGAAACCCGCGTCATCGGACGCCAGGCGCAGGTCAGTGCCCATCACCATCTCAAACCCGCCGGTGAGGCACAGGCCGTGGACCGCGCTGATCACCGGCTTGTCCCATTCACGCTGGCGCAGCATCGAGCGAAACACGCCGCTGGGGTCGCCGACGATCCAACGCTCGTCGTCGTTCTCAGGGGCGCGCGCGCCAGTGAGTACCGCAATCACGGTTTTCAAGTCCATACCCGCGCAGAAGATGTCGGGCAGCTTGGAGTAGAGCACGGTCGCGCGGATCGCGTCGTCCGCCGCGATCTCGTTCCAGGCCTCGAGCAGCTCGCGCAGCAGCCCCGCGTCCAGGGCGTTCTTGGCCTCAGGCCGGTTCATGCCCAGCAGGGCGATTCCGTCGCGTTTCTCAAAATCCAGCGCCATTGATCCTCTCCTGTTTCTTTAGTTCACTCGCAGCAGCCGTCGTCGTCGTCATCGTCGTCGGACGCCGCGTCGTCGTCGTCATCATCGTCATCGGACGTGTCGTCGTCGTCGTCATCGTCGTCGTCCGCAGGGTCGTCGATGAACGGCGCGTCCGGGAACGGTCCCGGGCCGGGCAGCACGCCGTAGTACACGCCGAGCCAGTAGGCGACCATGTAATCCTGGCCGTGGCCCACCAATGTCGGGTCGTCGCCCCGGGTGCACTCGATGTGGTACGGGCTGACCTCCCACAGGCACGAGGTCCAGCAGCGGTCCTCGATCTGGTGCGCCTCCGCGGTCTGGGGGTCGAAGTCGACCAGCTCGTTGAGCCAGGGGATGCCGGCCAGGAACTCGTCGGCCCAGACCGAGAACGGGTCCAGCGGCAGCTCCGGACAGGTCACGGCCCGGCAATAGTTGGGCGCCTCGTTCATCACGGTCACGGTGTGCAGACCGTCCTCTTTCAAATAATCGAGCTCGGCCGGATCGCAGCCGCCGATGCGTAAACACGCGCCGTAATGCACCGCGTCGAAGAACGTGTTGTGGGTGTTCTCCACCAGCGGCCGCACGTTGACGGTGTAGACCTCCCAGAGGAACTCGCAACGCTCGCGGTCGGGCCACAGCCGGAACAGCGCGTTCCACACCGGGTGGCTGTTGATGAACCCGTAGTAGTCGAAATATTTGTTGAAAAACGAGAAGGTCGCGATCCAGATTAGATCCTGGTTGCGCTCGTACTCGTAGTCCAGCAGGCTCCAGAAATATTGGTCGTCGGTAATGTGGGCGGTTTGCAGGATTATCGCCAGCCGCGTGGTGGGCAGGATTTGGGCCGCGACGTTCACATCGCCCCAGGGGTCGATGATGGTCCAGTCGTTGGCCTGCAATGTCAGCAGCACGTCGCGGAAATCATCGCGGATCGTGGCGCGCATCTGCTCGTCCTCCACCGCGTCGTAGGCCCAGGTCAGCGACCAGAACCACGAGATGTACTTGTCGCGCACGTTGTGGCCCAGCCAGAAGTAGTCCGCGTACTCGCCCTCGCCCTCGTAGCGGTTCTCGTGCCCCAGGGGGTACTCGACGTTCCACGGCGGCGCGTCGATCCCCACATAGCGCGCCAGATAGCCCGGGTCCTGGGTCACCGCATGCACCAGGTGCAGATAGTCGGCCATGCGCAGCACCTCGGAGCGGGCTGTCTCGTCGCCGGTGACCATGTAGTTGATCGCCTGGCTGGTGAGGTAAAACGCGGTCCAGTCCTCGCTGTCGCCCGCACCCCTGGTGCGCAGCAGCTCGGTGCGGGTCGCGTCGGTGAAGACGAGGTCCGAAACGCCGCCCAGGCCCGTGGACTGCCAGGTGCGAATCCACTCTTCGTAGTCCAGGGTCTTCTGCTCCAGGTACGGATCGAAGTCCTCGGCCGCTGCGCTCAAGGCGCATAGAGTCAGCGCCAAACAGATCAGAATGGACAGGGCACGTCGCATAGTATGTACTCCGCGGCTTTGGTTTCCGAGGCTATTAAGACCGCTTGGGCGGGCGATGTCCAGCCTAGGAATTATACGGAGAGCCGACTCCTTCGGGCTGGATTTTCCAGCGACGGTGGATCCACAGCCAAAGCTTTGGATGCTCGTAGATCACGCGTTCGACCGCCTTTGCCTGGCGGCGGATGTTGATCAGCTCGAGCCCCTCGATCTCGAAATTCTCCCAGTCGACCAGCGGCACGCGCAGGTAGTCCAGCACGTGGCGGCCCAGCACGATCATCGACTCGCGATAGATCGACAGCTTCTGCTCGCGGGTCCGGCTATCGCCGAAGACAATGTCGAGGTTGGTCAGCGCCACGTCGCGCCGGATGCGCAGCAGGGCCATCAGCTGTCCGGCGGCCGCGCCGAACCTGTCGGCGGTCTCGAGTGTTGAATGTCAGTCGATGCGCTCGAACGCACCGGGCACTTTGTAGCGCTTGACCATTTCGCGGTAGAGCTGTTTTCCATATTCCCAAACCGCCTGGTGACGGTCGGTGACCCGCGACTTGACCTTGGCCGGCACTCCCACGGCAATCGAATAGTCCGGAATCTGTTGGTTGGCCTTGACCAGCGAACCCTCGGCGATGATCGCCCACTCTCCGACCTCGCTGTAGTCCGAAATCACGGAACGCATGCCGATCACCGCCTGATCGCGGATCGTGGCGTTGTGAATCAAGGCGCCGTGCCCGACCGTAACATGGGCGCCGATCTGCGTGCGATCGCTGGGACGGGAGTGGATCAGCACGCCCTCCTCGATGGCGGTGCATTCGCCGATGGCGATCGTGCCGTAATCCCCGCGCAGAATCGCGCCGTGACCAATATAGGTCTCCGGGCCAATGATCACGTCTCCGATCACCAAGGCGGATTCGGCGACGAACGCTGTTGGATCAACCTGGGGCGTTTTATCCTCGAAGCGGTATAGGGCCATTTACATTCTCCGTTAAGCAAGCGGTATGGGCGAGCCGCATTTTACACAAGATCGCACCTTTTAAACAGGCCCCTGACATCCCGGACCTCACAACCGCTTAAATTACAATAAGTAACAACAGCTACAAATATTCCGGCGCTGATCAACAATCGAGCGTAGCGATCCGGCACGTCCCCCATTGTGGCCGCGGTTGACCGCGGAAACGGCTCCGGACGGCTTAACCATATAGCATTCTGTTTTTATTGTCTTAATTCTCATTAATGTGTCCGCGATCAGCGAATCATAATACGTTCGGATACTAATCAAGCCTGCTTCTCATTTTTGGCATGCTTTGTGTA is part of the Candidatus Alcyoniella australis genome and encodes:
- a CDS encoding type II toxin-antitoxin system VapB family antitoxin, which codes for MRTTVTLDEGLVREVMSVTSAKTKTAAVALALREHVRRKRIEKLRSILGKVDIDAVDLENLRAEELREAEWIDE
- a CDS encoding patatin-like phospholipase family protein, with the protein product MTQGRKRGLVLSGGAALGAFQAGALITLSQRGLEFEAIAAASIGLLHALAWNRGPQFVQRLDQTWREDVARFSPFEPGALLEFKSPFKFRGALTDLVAKYRDDHPDADAPGQVPIYVALTEALSGEPRGYCLSAPELDAETREAVLRAAVSIPPLGDRAVEINGERLYDGGFSNNAPIRLLDELNLDEIWLIDLTPTAMQTPLRRGLAQSVDRLRQRQLNPWITGAAAMAKSRLGGPGRKSHTRIVRIAYDPRGLELLLRGARGLTFSQRNIDRLLALGREQAQRVWDQYFSG
- a CDS encoding nitronate monooxygenase, which gives rise to MKTRMTELFGIEYPIQCGGMLWLANPELAAAISNAGAMGNLTSGNYNTGDEFRAAVDKTRELTDKPFIVNITTMPSIRLPIELLQEFFSICCEKKVTAIEIAGAPVDRFLGPQYLPMAKEAGVKVLHKVGTVKHAIHAQKVGYDAVTIAGFEEGGFPHKDNVSTIVLLPKTAEAVDIPVIVAGGMVDGKSLAAALALGADGIMMASRFLATKDCAVHPNIHQLLIERNEMDTSLHLRTLLKEFGLQVRALTNGIMRKVAQVEEEGGDFGELFPLISGQRAKEVWQTGDAEQAMLTVGQSIGRIYDIPTVDELIQRMVREAEQALSSALEQARA
- a CDS encoding PIN domain-containing protein gives rise to the protein MSEVLIDTSAWIAALRGSERRIQRAVDGLLESDRALFCGVVEMELLHGLRPRERKTLLPLFEALPYVQLDREDWRSVGKLRGELRAKGKIIPATDALIAALCLRLGVQLLSLDKHFDRLPQLRRYKTL
- a CDS encoding M64 family metallopeptidase, which encodes MELRRETLLNSGADNAMYNIVLLPDGYTELELPQYIKHCWEFVRGLSELPWFSTLQNAINIHALLIPSAQSGAGEGDARDTPFGAHYGEMIEGGVKRLIEINDQRAIQILEQELSQWNAAMVVVNGHQMGGSGGTKRNQSSPNKRVAAAAAVANWLPVAMHELGHSAFGLADEYDSAIPDAPDNIEDYPNVTAEVRRERIKWRRFIEADTPLPTPLDLGFADRMLVGLFEGAFYRTHGVFRPTRICAMSTLSKTIPFCRVCMQRIIDTLRPHFSSRPALACDAHLLSTAYRLSPRLELCNVGNVPVKNIEVRAFEAELDQDKLLKSDVKADKRFKALFKSPHASLQSDERLFVDLQFADLNSSPDYGCLTFYSDAGELDVFLEVWA
- a CDS encoding gamma carbonic anhydrase family protein, coding for MALYRFEDKTPQVDPTAFVAESALVIGDVIIGPETYIGHGAILRGDYGTIAIGECTAIEEGVLIHSRPSDRTQIGAHVTVGHGALIHNATIRDQAVIGMRSVISDYSEVGEWAIIAEGSLVKANQQIPDYSIAVGVPAKVKSRVTDRHQAVWEYGKQLYREMVKRYKVPGAFERID
- a CDS encoding DUF2142 domain-containing protein yields the protein MHQGKSAAIIAGVLLFVLALVNCLWWSASIEYNGAPDEYEHIKTRRFIAEHGRLPRSDDPGFGIHLLDSNTKQPLYPLLDAHSGAMLFPTHARIDLKHRYEVRQPYIWTPQLAHLLAGRAMRLSGMQGLSATRAFNALCVAAAALLCFVAGMIAGQGRLVPALAAGAGLALWPQLTFIGAYANDDAFAVFSVAALLAVCCSIELRGLNYCRALLLGLCMGLALLSKLYVYALFPLLGLWLLLRLRAQGRNAVGPGILALVAAALCSGWWFVRNAVLLQGSVLGRDVLYQQIKRFSQALPPELAQRTHLLYADSFSRLGQSWSEFPLLRWLKITFASCYGMFGWMDRILPPALYWIAFAALLLGLATAAAAAVRRGETRLRLPSALWLLGLPYMLLLLLLSLYNSYYVDMQPQGRYLLSSLPALLLLAGFGAASLHGRLGRIAPLALCALYLAFNLLCRLQYV
- a CDS encoding enoyl-CoA hydratase-related protein; its protein translation is MALDFEKRDGIALLGMNRPEAKNALDAGLLRELLEAWNEIAADDAIRATVLYSKLPDIFCAGMDLKTVIAVLTGARAPENDDERWIVGDPSGVFRSMLRQREWDKPVISAVHGLCLTGGFEMVMGTDLRLASDDAGFQMRETSYGIMPVGGSTVFLPRQIPLAAAKEILMLGEVVPAQRLYQWGFLNRVVPREKLMDTALAMAQRICNNGPLAVQGVLKSIRLNAALNVDQAMQLELEIGMPIFSSADAREGVLAFKEKRKAQFKGE